A genome region from Camelina sativa cultivar DH55 chromosome 10, Cs, whole genome shotgun sequence includes the following:
- the LOC104720647 gene encoding uncharacterized protein LOC104720647 — MTNSWPIVFTEADTAGLTGPHNDPLVVELEFGGSMVTKILIDTGSSINVIFKDELIQMRSIYGRPSSMYNLSPDSTVTQFVPVYVGGMMHCINFTIIDKLIVYNVIRGTPWLHKMKAVASTYHQCVKFPTSRGIFTLRGDSLVARTCFIIERQQRSARTFTISDPAEQRMVVFARTQNQSSK; from the coding sequence ATGACGAACTCTTGGCCGATCGTATTTACTGAGGCTGACACAGCAGGCCTAACTGGGCCACACAATGACCCACTGGTGGTCGAGCTAGAATTTGGTGGAAGCATGGTAACCAAAATCCTGATCGACACAGGCAGCTCGATCAATGTTATCTTTAAGGATGAGCTCATCCAAATGAGGTCGATCTACGGACGACCAAGCTCGATGTACAACCTCTCACCGGATTCGACGGTGACACAGTTTGTGCCAGTTTACGTGGGCGGAATGATGCATTGTATCAACTTCACCATCATCGACAAGCTGATTGTTTACAATGTTATCCGCGGCACGCCCTGGTTACATAAGATGAAAGCAGTGGCATCGACTTATCATCAGTGTGTAAAGTTTCCGACCTCTAGAGGAATATTTACACTACGAGGAGACTCGCTAGTAGCGAGAACATGTTTCATTATCGAAAGGCAGCAACGCAGCGCCCGGACGTTCACCATTTCAGACCCCGCCGAGCAGAGGATGGTCGTGTTCGCAAGAACACAGAATCAGTCATCCAAGTAA